Within Corvus cornix cornix isolate S_Up_H32 chromosome Z, ASM73873v5, whole genome shotgun sequence, the genomic segment TTGTCTATAGTAGGctgaattttcacttttcttttataGGAACCTGCCAACAGATGAGATCAAGCTGCGTGGAACTGATAAAATTTTTTAACTGCCACCATAACTGCTTGTATTATCAGCTTATTAATGTTTGtgatttgtttgtgttttcattgcAAGTGACTTGTTGAGAGACCATATATTAGTCAAACCATTTTATATGTTGTTAGTTTGATTTTTGCCAAGTTTGtcttttattggaaaaaaattgtgtgggAAGAGCTTTTACTTTTGTCTTATGAATGTATAATTTTGTCTAAATCAAATTTAGCCTGGGAGTTGGTGTAAGAATTTATGCATATTTGGAACCATACAAATATGTATTAAGCAGTTCTGCCTCAGAAAGCTTTAGATTGATGATGATTTGGCTAAATTTTTCAGAGATATTAATGAGTGAACTAAATAATCctaataaaacagaagaaaatgttacatGGGAAATGGGTGACCATTTCCTTTCTAGATAAGGAGAACAGACAGCCATGGACTGCAAATGGGACATGggtgaaatacagaaaagccTTTTACCAGCTATTAAGCAACTTTACCTGTGACCATTTTCAGAACCAAATATGTTATCAATCATGAGACATTCCAAATCAAATCAGAGACTTATATTCCCAGTTGAATGTGTCTCATGTACAATTGGCTTTCCTACCATGTGTTCTAATAGAATATTTTAACTTTAcctaatttcttttatttgtgctAATCAATATGGTAACTGCAGTACATTGTGCACCACACAAGCTTCTCAGTTGCGGGTGCAATTTACtgtggaagaaattaaaaaggaatgtGACAAGGGCAGTTTgcccactgaaatgaaaaaaaaattaaaaagcaaccTGGGATAATATAACTAAATCTGAAAGTCTTATTTTGTGTCAGGATTAAATTGCAACAGAGCTATACTCCATCCCCTGGACAAGAGAGTATAGGCCCGATGTAAAGATGTGTTTGCATAAGAACCTTTTGTATGAGAACTCTTTTGTATATTGACTGAAAACTTCGTAAGCTAGAAGTTAATTTTCCATGGTTTACAGAATTACCCAGCTGGACAGGAACATTATGTATAAAGTTCTTCCAACTACATGTGGATGTGATTGAAAGAGAACACCATTTTAAAGACTTCAAAGTATGTAAGCACACCTTGTCAACAAACCCATTCACACTTATTCCCAGTGTGCAAAGGTGTACTAAGGGACCTGAAAATCTGCTTCAGAGTAGGCTGACTGACACATCTTAATACATGACATATGTATCTGTTGGGGATGCCTCTTTATGGGATTTAAAAATCAAGCCCACTGTGTAATTCTGTGGCTAATTTGGGCCTATATCCAACACACACAGTATTGTGAAATCCATCACACCCACTACCCATTAAAGAACACTCTGATCCTTGGGAATCACTGGATAGGGGCAGTGGCTAATTAGAATTGCGTTGATAAGTGCATAGCTGTTGTATGCAGTATGATTACTTATTTGTGTTAttgcttctgctgtttctgtcttttctcctaGTGACCACAATCTTTATGACCCCCATGGACAACTTATGAACTGAGGAAAAGTTCCTGGAAGAGTGTTTGAGCCACAGGGTGGTGTAAGGAAAGCCAGCTCAGCAACTGTGCTGACAATCAGCTCTGACTGGGCCCAGAAGGGGGAGGCCATGGACTACTGACtcaaaagaagaggaaaactgaGCATGGAATCAAGGGAATAATTTAACCAATAGAACAGGAGAACTGTGTATCCAATGAGCATTGATTCCTTTGTTTGCTGAAGTGTACAAATGGGGAGGAGTTTTGAGTGACCTTGGATCTCCATtacagagaaaaccagaagagGACCACTGGGATGATGTCTAGATCCTCAGGTGGTGATAACTTTTTACTTAATCTGTCTCTCTGTCACTCTTTTTCACTcccctcctctctttttctctctctttctatCTCTCTCTACTTCCCATTTACTGTTAAATGAAATCTGTACTACAGTCTTCAGCATATGGTCTTTTTTGCAGCCTAATTTGGGTAGAGGCATCTCTCCAATAATTGGATCTTAACAAATGTAACTAAAATAATGTAGGAATTGGTTAAGCATGTTTTAACAAGGAAAAGGTCTGAAAGTACCTTTCTTTCTTAGCTAtcaaaaattctgaaaatttgtACAATGTTTTATTCTTGAAAGTAACATCTAAAGATTAAAGTGTCTCGAGAGACTGTAGATGACATGACTGTGAAAATGCTCATATACATGGAGCTTGTGCATCATCATTTCATTTACCAAAACAATGAGATCTGGAACTTTTAAAGCCATTTTGGGGATCCAGACAGCTAAGAATCTTTAGACTTAGTAGAAAACAAGTATTCAGTATTAAGACATCCAGACTCTCAGCTTTAGAGCTGCATTTTACAAAACAAGAACAAGTTTTAAAAAGGTCCCAATACCAATTTAAATctttaagcaaaacaaaaacctttcccaaagaaaaaagaatatatgCATACCATACTGAGAAGACTAATAATATTTCCCAGACCCATTACATTTTCAAGCTGGTTCTCACCTTTAATTGAGAGAGACAGCCTTTAAGTATCTCTCTTAAATCTTGAATCCACAGTGACAAACCTACCTCATGCAGGAATAATTGCTTGTGTAGATACTGCTTCTCTGATTAGTTAGCATGTTTGCTCTTGCTTACCACACAGGTATTTTGTTGCAGGAAATTTATGATGAGAAATTTTCTCTCAAAGGCGTATTTATCATTAGTCATTCTACTAAATTTGAGAGGAAACCAGAACTGTGTAAGTAATTTTATGACTGGCTTTTCTCCACGGCCCTTCACCAAAAATTGCAACTGCCTATGGCCTTTAACTCTGTTCTGCTTTAGATGGTTTGAAGATGGAAACCGTTATTGTATAATTGGTAAGAAAATGTTAACAGTTTGTGTTAGATTTGCAGACAAAATACTTACCTACTAAAgactaatattttaaatggcaGTAATCAATTCTTTActcatagaaaaatatttgtcttacAACAAATAATACATGtaattatcttttaaaacattcttaACTGTAAAGATAACTCAAAATGCCATTAGTTTAAAGTTAGAAAATTCTGACATGGTAGGTTTCTCATTTAGAAGATACAAATGTTTAGTTTTTCTTTAATCACACTGATTAaatttcactgtgttttttcCCACTTCAAATTTATTATTACATCACAAAACATTAAGAAGGCAAATGAAAACCCGTCGTGGTTTGATtttgcacagaaagaaaacttgatACGatggaattagaaaaaaacGACATGTAGGACGGGGTCACAAATTTTTGCTTGCCTGATACCTGACTCTAGACAGTTCCACATTAAACCAGTATTAAAAGACAGCAactaaaaaaaagtcagaatgaTTTCTAAAAGCAAGTCAAACTTTACCAAAAAAGTagcataattaattttaaacacttaCCTGCTTCTGTAGACATTGCTCTTgccttctctgttttctcctcagGCTTTTTgacttgtttctttctctcttactCAGCTTTCGGTTGAAGGAAATACTCCTAGGCTGCACAAGACCAATAGGTGTGATGTATTGTTTGTCTTCTACAGCCCTTGTAGGTAAGGAAAGGTTCATCACAAACGGTAACCCATCAGCAGTGACACTCCCAGAAGATTGTCCAGTAACTCCAAAATCACACtcactttctgtttctctgtgtaGTAATGTGGTAATGGAAGCAACTTGCAATTGGCTTTGTAGTATGTCAGCACAGGAACTATATAGATCCTGAAAAGAACTACCATCTTTCCTATTGGACTCTAATTGCAAGCCCCCTTGTGCGTAAACAGGTGGATTTTCATTTTGGCCACGGTAAAGTGTTCCCATATTGCAAATTTTATATAACACAGGTGAAAAAACAAGTCTTTCTCTGATATTTAAATCCAAGCTATGTGATCTTCTGTGAAAAGGTTTTACAGTGCATGCATCTTTCTTAGGATAGGAAGAAGGGAGACTTCTTTTTCGATTTAATGCCTTTAAGGGaagttttttactttttatctCATATCTGGGAGCTCTTACTTCTAGACAAAGTGCTTCTGTTAATCTTCCAGCACCTTTATTACTTCCAGCCATATAGGAAAGCCCTTGATTTTTTATTCCCAAAGTTGCAGTTACCACTTCATGGCAGGTATCCCTGTTAAAACCAGACTGAATTTTGAGAAGCAAATGATTTTCTGATGATTTTGACAATTTAGCAGAGAAAGGCGGCTGATGCTCAGTCCAAGTTCTGCAGGAATGTATATTTACTAACTGTCCACAGGAACATTCTTTGTTGCAAACAAAGTTAAAGCCCCCTAAGCAGGCGTCACAGAATGGACAGTGCAATTTTCCAATTGTCCACTGAGCCTAttgacaagaaaagaaaaaaata encodes:
- the RNF180 gene encoding E3 ubiquitin-protein ligase RNF180 isoform X3, coding for MLGIFCIHGSLDTEAQWTIGKLHCPFCDACLGGFNFVCNKECSCGQLVNIHSCRTWTEHQPPFSAKLSKSSENHLLLKIQSGFNRDTCHEVVTATLGIKNQGLSYMAGSNKGAGRLTEALCLEVRAPRYEIKSKKLPLKALNRKRSLPSSYPKKDACTVKPFHRRSHSLDLNIRERLVFSPVLYKICNMGTLYRGQNENPPVYAQGGLQLESNRKDGSSFQDLYSSCADILQSQLQVASITTLLHRETESECDFGVTGQSSGSVTADGLPFVMNLSLPTRAVEDKQYITPIGLVQPRSISFNRKLSKRERNKSKSLRRKQRRQEQCLQKQPANDNLQTDDEHGLRGDKESYLCAVCLDVYFNPYMCYPCHHIFCEPCLRMLAKDNPTSTPCPLCRSTIARVFFQTDLNNSTRSFFPMEYLNLKESFQNSSSAKWPLPSCKKAFRVFEG
- the RNF180 gene encoding E3 ubiquitin-protein ligase RNF180 isoform X1; its protein translation is MLGIFCIHGSLDTEAQWTIGKLHCPFCDACLGGFNFVCNKECSCGQLVNIHSCRTWTEHQPPFSAKLSKSSENHLLLKIQSGFNRDTCHEVVTATLGIKNQGLSYMAGSNKGAGRLTEALCLEVRAPRYEIKSKKLPLKALNRKRSLPSSYPKKDACTVKPFHRRSHSLDLNIRERLVFSPVLYKICNMGTLYRGQNENPPVYAQGGLQLESNRKDGSSFQDLYSSCADILQSQLQVASITTLLHRETESECDFGVTGQSSGSVTADGLPFVMNLSLPTRAVEDKQYITPIGLVQPRSISFNRKLSKRERNKSKSLRRKQRRQEQCLQKQPANDNLQTDDEHGLRGDKESYLCAVCLDVYFNPYMCYPCHHIFCEPCLRMLAKDNPTSTPCPLCRSTIARVFFQTDLNNSTRSFFPMEYLNLKESFQNSSSAKWPLPSCKKAFRVFEAGFQRHSNTVTRRHFPHAAHRMDYMDFEDDSCGWWFDMDMVIIYIYSVNWIIGFIVFCFLCYFFFPL
- the RNF180 gene encoding E3 ubiquitin-protein ligase RNF180 isoform X2, with the translated sequence MLGIFCIHGSLDTEAQWTIGKLHCPFCDACLGGFNFVCNKECSCGQLVNIHSCRTWTEHQPPFSAKLSKSSENHLLLKIQSGFNRDTCHEVVTATLGIKNQGLSYMAGSNKGAGRLTEALCLEVRAPRYEIKSKKLPLKALNRKRSLPSSYPKKDACTVKPFHRRSHSLDLNIRERLVFSPVLYKICNMGTLYRGQNENPPVYAQGGLQLESNRKDGSSFQDLYSSCADILQSQLQVASITTLLHRETESECDFGVTGQSSGSVTADGLPFVMNLSLPTRAVEDKQYITPIGLVQPRSISFNRKLSKRERNKSKSLRRKQRRQEQCLQKQPANDNLQTDDEHGLRGDKESYLCAVCLDVYFNPYMCYPCHHIFCEPCLRMLAKDNPTSTPCPLCRSTIARVFFQTDLNNSTRSFFPMEYLNLKESFQNSSSAKWPLPSCKKAFRVFEGFQRHSNTVTRRHFPHAAHRMDYMDFEDDSCGWWFDMDMVIIYIYSVNWIIGFIVFCFLCYFFFPL